From the Corythoichthys intestinalis isolate RoL2023-P3 chromosome 6, ASM3026506v1, whole genome shotgun sequence genome, the window tcctgatagttttttttttttcctttttttttttttaatgttctgaGATCATGGGTTTGAATCTGATCCCTTCTTGTGTGGATTTAGCATGTTTTCTCAGCATTTGCATGGGTTTTCATTTGAGGTGCAAAAATTAATTGATTTATCGACAACTAAtcaattagcaaattaatcgacaattattttgataaccgattaatcgtttaggatcttcctcaccttaaacttatcttaaagtcttgaaatgataaaatatattaaaacttctcagttgtaaatatttaCAGATTTCATTATATTGttttaagtcaaagtaggacatgaacaaaaatctgcttttactttggaaaacaacgattcacatttttgccaattttcggacatctgtctaaactagcttcttaataagggtacaacaactaatcaattgattaataaaatagttgccaacgaatttgatatcTTCTCTGTCTTTGATGTAGAGCATAGATCTtgagcccgaacccgacccaacTGGTGGGGttcaaaatgtcaattatttacgTTTGGGTTGGGTCAGgccggacttctctctcgctaacctttttaaaataaatatatattcatatatttatactaaaacgatgtatgtatgttaaactaaggaatactcgtaataaaataatttggataaaacagaaaaggcgctgtgcatgcctgcgcatgTAAACGCTGTGCCCCGCcctttttttaatcttcccctcctgCAGCCGGcctaaaactgccagctttttaatcactttatatcatatttttggttggtgcactttttcattgattgtgtacatatgtttgctgtgagtctgtaacttattaacattttacacttcaagtatatgaagaatagaacacaggtttggtgtcaaaagagttgttttgatgtttaattttcaacaacaaacagtttacacacttgatacatcatcactgattgacagtgccttggtgcttttatgataacgtgtttaccaaCAAGGCTTCCaaggcagtttgggaagttccatagcttcCAGTTCTATAGATGCCAGAAAAACGATGGACaacgcagcttgctggcttccacccgatgCTAGAATTGGTAAACTGCCAGTCTCTGTGtggcatcaacagtcggacagacctCCTCCTCAACAgtattctgcgtcgcctgcgcctcaacatttgtatgatcaacatttgttgttcaatgttaatgagctgaagatccacattcaagcgttccatctccgttgccattgttgtgtaaccggaagaaaactagaggaagtcgagaagagtcccccaaaaccgtacaaacacaacaccGCACGAGGCTTGGCGGtgcattacagagcaacgcgttcccttgccgcagaactatcaaatgctcattgacgccttaGGGTCTACATTGTCGCTACGCCATCACCGCAACACAGAAGGATGTCTCAGgcttaagtcctagctagacagtgagtgaagctccgaaatgacgatgtcagatgtTTCTGACTTTattcatatttaaaaatatgcCCGTTTTTCTGCATCATAGTCCTTCATGAACATCTGTTTGTCCTTAGTATAACCCCCTTTTCTACATTTTTATCTGTTTTACAGTGCCAAGCGGGCTCCAAGCAAGGCCAAGAAGTCTCCCGTGGGCAACTGGCTTTCCTTTTTCCACTTGGGTAAATCCCACTCGGTATCCAAACGTAAACTAAAGCGACACCCCAGCGAGCCCAACGAGATAAAGAGCATTGCATTGCCAGGTGGGCTCAAGGACTCAGCATCTTGatattttggtcatttttaTTCGTATTGACACTTGACTTTTCACTTTTCTGGCTGAAAAAGGTGGGAGAGGTGACAGTGGAACATTGCGCTCGGCAAAAAGTGAAGAATCTCTCACCTCTCTGCTTAATGTGGATGGTAATCATGAATTTAGTCCCATAGATTTTCAGTAAATACTAACATGCAGTATTTTGAAAAAACAGGCATGGACTATTTTAATACTAACAtacaatattttgaaaaaccaGGCATGGAatactattttttaaaaattatatttctgtGGACATGGCCGTAACAAAAGCTTTGTCTGATCTTGCCCGTCCAGGGGAGCCTCCGAAATACCAGCACTTGCGCCCCCGCTCCACTAGCGAGGCTTTGCCCACATCCAGCAGAGACGACACATACAGGGCTAAAAGCAAGCTTACGTTTAGTCACAACGAAGAAGACGAACTTTCACCTCCACTGCAGGAAGATGACATTGACCTCTACCCACCAGTTGCTGGAATGTCCTCTCTAGACTTCGACCCCATGTCCTTCCAGTGCAGCCTAACCTCTGCTACTCCCCGTGTCCCACGCAACAAAGAAGGGCACAAATTAAAGAAGGGCGATTCAGACGCAAACATCAATAGCCCTGCCCAGTTTAGAAAAGGTAATTAAAAGGTCAAATGAAATACATCACTAGCAGATGGGCAGGCTCGCCGCCACCTCTCAATTCTTCTCCCCCCCCAGCGGAGACACGTGAAGCTCTAATGACAGATGGGAAGGAGCCCCGAGCACCTTACCGACATTGCAGCCCACTCAGTGCAGCGAGTCAAGCTTCAGTGCTAACAGACTCTGCACAGAACCTGCCTGACCCAGGTCAGTATCTCTAGCCTTTAAAGCCATGACTTCTTGTACAGTACTGTGCATCCATTAGGTATTTAAGGCGCTTCACTTTTTCTAATTTTGTATTGTTACAGCCTCATTCAAAATTTTGGattcaattattttatttcCTCAAATTTTGTGCACAAGCCATTTGGGAAAGGTGTGAAAGATGGTTGCGCAAAGTACTGAAGTATGCAAATAGCAAGTTTCATTATACCTGATATTTCAGAGaataatgtttaaacacaaaaaatgacacatcTTACAAGCACAGGCATTTTGTGATGTCGGTCACACAattacgtgatcgctgtattgtgccgccatattgtccgtcattgtgtgtccgtattgtcaatgatcgtagtttctaaaggtggattcacttgcaaattatggaagccccggtgctttcagacactgtaaactagggctgcagctatcgaatattttagtaatcgagtaatcgactgaaaattctatcgattaatcgagtaatcggataaaacaaatatatttttaggtgaagagcaattataaatatacatgagaaaacaagacatttcatctaatcttgaaccattttcagtcaatcaatgtctttattttcgatgtatattgttgaaaacagccaacaattgcatctcagatgtaactagaattaaaaaaaaaaaaaaaaaaaaaagactaattcactgctttcactcaaaaaacttttagatcttattaaaaaatatatatatatcttacctaaaaatgccgttacgcttgataacacacatcactttgtatgatacaggctgtattggagcacattagggaccagtgctacttgggtgTTGTATCAagaaatgactactgagctaaaattgatagttcgcatgattaagtttttattttacaccctcatcactccacaatgctatgttatgttaaagcctgtatgtaagacacgttagccacgcatcgacagtggtcataattaattgaaacctagccctccgcagggctaacgttacgtgagatagtagcgacagtaacgttaatcttatttattagcgcttagcgctctttattagcgcttagcgctctactgctttaagatggcggctgtctactaacgctgctcagacgcggccgagtctgtcattgcgcatctagttcaacatacatgtgatctctatgagacacatcagacgctacctgtaccaacgtagcatcgtgcgggctagtatttagcaacgtcgacgtcgtttgtggcggttgtcggctgcagtaagttttttttcccccttcttcctctccgcacgtgacagcgcgttgtcccgcattaaaagtagtccgagcaaaacgtgatgcttcgagctgtcaaaataaacgattactcgaggtgaataaaattactcggatcagtttttaaactcgagttactcgagttgctggaGTACTCTTTTCAGCTCTACTGTAAACTCAtcagatgagttgcataaaagccgttatttggaaaagcttcggtcgatccagtcgccagatccatatttgatgcccaaaccgatgtttcctcccgtccggtcccgtgcgtcagaactcgtcctgagaccacaaaatttccaatcatactccagtttatgtcatgatgaggagtcgggtacccaaaatcggcaccggcccgaatataaaccgacatttggtcagctgagcgtcaccgttgtcacgattgtaaaatgaaacttgatcgacaacgggctggAGTGtgtcgaaaaatagctgccccgcgtgaaatgtcccccacgacgggagcgcttatttataacgctttattgacttgaaaacatcaaatgttttcatggacgcatttcaataatggatttacgactgtaagatcagttttaagtagggctgtcaaacgattaaaatttttaatcgagttaattacagcttaaaaattaattaatcgtaattaatcgcaattaatcgcaattcaaaccatctctaaaatatgccatatttttctgtgaaattattgttggaatggaaagataagacacaagacggatatatacatatatatacatactgtacataagtgctgtatttgtttattataacaataaatccacaagtggcattattaacattctttctgtttaagtgatccacggatagtaagacttgtagttcataaaagataaatgttatagttacaagttatagtaattttatattaaaacccctcttcatacgtattttcgttttaataaaatttgtacaattttcaatcaaaagtagagttaatataataataagaataaaaatgacaataataagaattgagtgaccaaactctgactaATGccggttcactttgcattgttgtttagctgtatgagaatagggcctcattactacaaaCTGAAGTGCttctctttttgtgaacattattttttttgagagatatcaatattatttttgttgtgctttcactaaatgatacttctgtttgttgtgaaggagttgcagaagcttatgccagtAAACGGCGCAGCcctaagaacgcctgtgtccactcgcctttataacagatatatctctgtgcatatcttacccaaaatacaacaagagacacataattgccactaaaagaaagcaaacttaccgaaatatgtgtggagcacaaagcaactgcataaacgtctcacaactactaaccttcccactattagaaggaataacattagtatggtacggcgctgcgctgcccccaagcggccggtggcattctcttcactcttaatgtccataaacggcgtcattgaaatctgtttgaggcaatgcgagagtggctcattcagtgcatgcgttaattgcgtcaaatattttaacgtgattaattttttaaaaaaattaacgcccgttaacacgttaattttgacagccctagttttaagtaattaaattacacaaaatattagtactgtattttagtaacatcgtggactgggccacataaccatctttgaacagaaatgtattagtctgcaGGTTTTCACGatgatatcccaatgacaatcacacaggtataacatttattagttcaaacagagtaaaataatacatattcacggtacaagaaagtcgtgtcCGTGAGGGCGcttccgtcaggggggacatttcacgcagggaggctatttttcggcactacacctgttgttgcgctcaccttcttgctgcgcgaccgtggcaaCGAGCTTtgtgtctccgtctgatgatgtctgcgatcgtgttggcatcatattgatgttttcgccgctgtctaacggctgtcgacacaaacgcatcatggaccgagataaacaaaacgtgctgctttcgagatttgcccttttaacaatgggcacacagcaactactaaaatgaccgtttatcttctatgttactgcaaccagcacacatgccttcaccatattgattaatcaatgttaaccattgtcaggaaggtttttggattcgtttactaggcggtgattccttagacaagcagaaaaacacacagtaataggaggaatgtacatataataaatatgtaaacacgatgagctgacggacaacatggcggcaccagtcaggggggcggagttgtgacgtcacgtgattggggtctatacactgaTCGTCTCGAGCATAAGTGCATGTGATAATGAGCATTAATGACATCACAAGGAAAGGCGGGCAATCTGGGACActtgcatttgattggctaaaataataCCAGCATCAATGAAATGCTTGCCCCTATGTCGGACAGCCACTTCAGGGAAGTACTAgtctttatttacatttttctccattattacacatcaggaaaaaatattaagcaagatttttttccccgctCAGATGCACATGATAAAGTTGTTATCTGTCCCcttaagaaaaacaacaactttggtCAACACAAAAGGAAATTATGTTGTAATTATGTGGTGTGTGTATAACAGTTTGAGAATTCCATTTTGTAAAAAATAGGGGGAAAGAAGTGAAGCCCTTGGAATACTTTTCGGATGTGCTTTATGTAGTTAGCTATGTAAATTCTTATGAAAGCTTTTGTGTCTTGTCCCATCATGTCTTACCATAGCTTTGTTTGTCCTGTCATACTGTAGCGTTGTTTGTCTTCTGCCCCCCCAGGAGCAGATAGACTTATGAGTTCAGTGTCTATTCTCCCTCCTCACCCTTCCCCGACGAGCGCTGCACGCAAGCTGGCTCTGGCACTAGCTGAGTCGGCGCAAAAGGCCAGAGGCGGCTCGCAGAGAAGAAGAAACCACCCGGCTCACCCACTCCAAAGACAGGAAGCTCAGGACAGGCCCGCCCGGCCATCGGCCCTCGACCTCAAGGTGTACCCGCAGGCGTACACTGGACCTCCCCAGTGGCAGGCGCCACTCTACTTCTTGCCAGCGCAGCTACGCTCGCAGACAACTGACGGACTGGAGAATACCTTCACACCCAACGTCAGCCCGCTGGGTTCAGGTAGCCTGGACTCACGCCATGGCGACGTcacaccagaggaacccacctaTCAAAGTGTGGGAGTTTCAACCCCCTCTGATCCCCTCTGCTCTCCACATAGCCCCGTATCCTCGCCCGTGTACGCCAACGCCGACTCAATCAACATTTTTAACTTCCGAGCCGTTCTCGCGGAGACCTCTGTGCCCGCCTCCTTCGAGGAAGCCCTTCCACGCTCTTTCCAGTCTCCGTCATCCCACCACTATGCCTACAGAGCTTTGGGCCCTTCTGGTGACATCTACCGCAACCTCCAACATCAGCCCCCGCCTCCGCTTTACTCTGAAAGACTATCTCGCTGCCATCGACCAGACGCGTTGCCCCGTCATCTCTCAGGGTCGAGACGCATGCACAGACAGTCGTCGGAGAGCCGCTGCAGTTCCTCTGGTTTAGGACAGCCTGCGTCCCCTCAGTATAGGCACCACTACCGAGGTGACCACCTTATGGGCGCCAGCCAGCGACAACAAGGCCAATGGCAGAGGTGTGAAGACAGATTCACCCCCCACCCCGCCATTAGGAGAGCACGCTCTTTTCATGCCCCACAGATTAGTCGCTACGAGCTTGCCGCCGCTGACTTACTGCCCCCTGACTTTTATGCTGAGCAGGAGGCCGCTTATCAGAGGTTGCTTCAGCCCCGTTTAGAGGACATTCATGTACAACAAGTGCTATATAACCCTTACCCGGATTTGACTGCTTGTGACAGCTCCCaatatccttttgaatcttttcAACTCAACAGTATCCGCCACAGTCAGCCTTATAGAACACGGTCTACCAAGGGAAGAGCGCCTCCTGAGTTTTACTATTCCTCACACCACGACCGCCCTCTGGATCAAGAGCTGTTCATGGACAGTGGGGACTCGATTGTTTACCAAAagcaggaaaagaaaaaaagcagtcCGTCTCCGTACAATAGTCCAGTCTCGCCGGCCGACTCTGTGGGAAGAGAGATAATGCACATAAGGAGCAAGTCAGATCCGGGGAACGGGGTGCTGTCCGCCA encodes:
- the LOC130917353 gene encoding rho GTPase-activating protein 33-like isoform X3; the protein is MLATYLSRFSVIADNKINCGPVLTWMEIDNKGNHLLVSEESSINVPAIAAAHVTKRYTAQATDELTFEVGDIISVIDMPPKEDTGWWRGKHAFQVGFFPSDCVELINDKLPPSVQSSVPKPVCKKHGKLVTFLRTFMKSRPPPQKLRQRGILRERVFGCDLGEHLHGSEHEVPQVVKSCAEFIEKYGVVDGIYRLSGISSNIQKLRHEFDSEQIPDLSRDVFRQDIHSVGSLCKLYFRELPNPLLTYQLYDRFSEAVSAATDEERLVKIHNVIQQLPPPHYRTLEYLMRHLSRLATFSSSTNMHTKNLAIVWAPNLLRSRQIESACFSGTAAFMEVRIQSVVVEFILNNTEALFSTKLNTIIRESAGNNTLSRPKSLLVCSPSTKLLSLEEAQARSQAQLTSPTTTPCLSHSDYIEVGEGPGALTGKFHTVIELPLESAKRAPSKAKKSPVGNWLSFFHLGKSHSVSKRKLKRHPSEPNEIKSIALPGGRGDSGTLRSAKSEESLTSLLNVDGEPPKYQHLRPRSTSEALPTSSRDDTYRAKSKLTFSHNEEDELSPPLQEDDIDLYPPVAGMSSLDFDPMSFQCSLTSATPRVPRNKEGHKLKKGDSDANINSPAQFRKAETREALMTDGKEPRAPYRHCSPLSAASQASVLTDSAQNLPDPGADRLMSSVSILPPHPSPTSAARKLALALAESAQKARGGSQRRRNHPAHPLQRQEAQDRPARPSALDLKVYPQAYTGPPQWQAPLYFLPAQLRSQTTDGLENTFTPNVSPLGSGSLDSRHGDVTPEEPTYQSVGVSTPSDPLCSPHSPVSSPVYANADSINIFNFRAVLAETSVPASFEEALPRSFQSPSSHHYAYRALGPSGDIYRNLQHQPPPPLYSERLSRCHRPDALPRHLSGSRRMHRQSSESRCSSSGLGQPASPQYRHHYRGDHLMGASQRQQGQWQRCEDRFTPHPAIRRARSFHAPQISRYELAAADLLPPDFYAEQEAAYQRLLQPRLEDIHVQQVLYNPYPDLTACDSSQYPFESFQLNSIRHSQPYRTRSTKGRAPPEFYYSSHHDRPLDQELFMDSGDSIVYQKQEKKKSSPSPYNSPVSPADSVGREIMHIRSKSDPGNGVLSANRRDSQTVLKATSPVSHQPHCVPVKDGASQHRQQAPLRKIPSLPERGFAELNDRSQMDPLKRTRAGILRRPERSQSTRENRHQHHQHLAKSPLDGEHAGYVSSQPNRRTQSTKVRPTHYDHIPGGFYASPRPNPTRSTKARPSYTPAPDTAPSSAAAPHGHRLLSKALAQEAFYQSVVRTHAGVRD